The Lytechinus pictus isolate F3 Inbred chromosome 5, Lp3.0, whole genome shotgun sequence DNA segment TTGTATTATGTGAACAATTCAAATATATTAAGCCATATGCCTATCCAATTCAATCGTGTGCACCTGTAACAGAATTCACAAACCTCCAAATCACTTCTCGGAGTGTGACTGTGTCAtcaggatggggggggggggggtaagagaaaaataattaaaactctAATAAGCCTAacttttctattctttgatggatttttcacaaaccttcggcaatatcttttatcattttatctgccatttttacaataATCTCTTCTtgagggtgaactttcccttttaCTACAATATCATAAAATTCAGGTGAGACTCTTAGAAAGTATAGGGCCGAGATGCACCGATAGCCTACATTATACACTGCAGGCCTGTACGTCTCAtgatggaaaatacaaattaaaaatcatTGTTGTATCCGAGTCTAAGAacataaacatgttttttttaccaCGGAAAACAGATCGAGAGGGCAATTTTTATTTTAGGGGGCAAGTGTCCCCTGCCCCTTTCTCTTAcatgaatgccccccccccccggcctccATACAGGGGAGCGTTtgatcaacattttcatctgacaagttgtcagatctgacacctTTCCCTGATTTTTGATAGACTGAGAGGCAttgtttctatggtaactgtcggatagaATGTCCGAcaggtcctttcatgaaacaccccccccccctcctccctttGGGAATTCTGTTctaggggcccgtttcataaagctgttcgtaagttacgaatgactttacgcatgactggtgaccctttcttgtgctatatgatatatccctatgtagctgacttatggataagaacatgttccagtcgttcgtaaagttgtgcgtaactttacgaacagctttatgaaacaccacccatGTGCATGCACACGATCCGCATTCAATGCAAATACAGAATTGCATGCTCAGGGGATGGCCTTATTCATCGCCGAGCAACGCATTCTCTTACATCACCAGTAACCAATCAGAGACGAGGAGTGTGAGACAACAGACCAATCAGATTGCTTCCGCGTGTTTTCAAGCTCGCTGCTCGATAAATAACCTCGACAATAATATTGCACGTATATTGCATGCATCTTGCGAGTTCTTCATTCATTCTGAAACAGAAAGCTGAAGCTGAAAATAACTTGGACAGCACCTTCTCTAGACGTTTATAATAGTCATTGAATAATCCGAAGATTTTGGCAGTTGTACTTGCAGTTGAATCTACTGAATGATGGCTCATATCGCAAGAAATTCAAATGTAAGTTTTCCATGCCTGCGAGTGCTAACTTACTGAGTGAGAGTGAGACTGGAGCCGAGAGTGACGTGCGTGTAACCCACATATGACCTAGTCACCTAACGTTAGACTAGAGTTAAGATTTGACAtgaatttttatttcacaaaatctttcagttaataatgttccttatattaatATGAGTAAGTGAACcaaatctcataaaaatttgaaaagaaatataggaaTTTCTTggaaaaacctcgggcagtcatttcattttcagatgtattattttatttaaaaaaataccccatgtctgcgcacctatTTAATttactttgcacacgattctgGGATTCTGATGAGAAAGGCTACATTTTGAGGTCGTCAcatgaaattcattattttcctaccattttgagtcggattttttaatgaaaatctgtcgatgtaggatggggggtcgggtgtccggacactttatatttttgaagccttcttttttgtatttgaattaggcctacactaaaaatatgaattcaatagttgtaatcattttctattttgttctttataatatttcctaacattttgttctaaaaattgatgaaactttgcttgcaaatttttccaaattactttctaaaattgatcgtcctgacacacaacctgtccggacacgcaacaactgggtatactacatgtatattgcatacGTGTAAAGCCTgtgttcgttgcgtatctttTACCAGAAGAATTGCGCAGATAGTgtgtgtgcgcagacaagggggactgccaGGCTtgttgggggaacttgccatacaaCTGGATGcatgcaaaataaaaatggcATTGCTTAGCCTTGGCTCTGGCATGTTTGGTATGCAAGTCCAGGCTATTATGCCATTGAATGTGTGCAGTGCGATACACGAGTCATGAATCATGCTCATAAAATGGATGTGTTTTCAAGTTCAGCGTTCATTTCAGGTTTTCGTGATTTGCTATTTCCTTTAGCCTAGTAAAGTTTACTTTAGACCACCCTCATGACCCAAAGAGTTGTAGTCAGACAAGAATAACCAGGCATGACATGCATCATAACCATCGTTTCTGGGGATGTATTTaacattaacaattttttttgcattttactatcaatatcattagtgtacatgtaaaacaggctgatttagggggaaAATGGCacatttttgggggaaattcAGGTTGCTAAAGAACGTGATCTGATTCTGAATTGATTTCTAACTAATGTTTGGGatgaatggaaagagaaaattaagGGACTTCtcttgacagtaaggacaagtttatatgatcattttaaataaggatttagagataaattgcaaacgctttatttgtgtgtgttgagattgccattgcgtttatgggaaaatgaaatttctgtttggCACAaaattttttcactttgtcacaatttttcattgtgatctgatttccaaatcttttaaaaaatcataccatcagaaagagcatcAAAATTCCTATTAGGCACTTTATGGACTAGTTTTTGGCATCAAGAATAAATTTATAACGGCTCTCataagctaaaaatttggatgtgtgtgtgtgtgaaatacTGAGTGAAGGATATCGACTCTATTTGCAGATCACTGCGTTGTGCATACttgctgttttgtgaaaatatgcgaaacttaaacttattttacatcccgattttgatgaaattttcagcgttatgcttgttcaatttttctcgattcaaacaaaaataaatttctgggggtggacttgaccattAAATCCAGTGCTGTAGGCTTGAGTGCCTGTTCATCGATTGTAGTATCTCCTCTGGTGGTAGtttacccagttgttgtgtgtcctgACAATCAGTTTTAAACAGCCATTTGGAAACAAGCAAAGACAAGTGTCATAAATTTTAATGTTGGGCAATATTATAAAGAAAGAATAGAAGATTACAACTACCGgtattgaaatcaaattttttatgTAGAcctaatccaaagacaaaaaaggctTCAAGTGACTGAAGAAAGGTGATTTtgctaaatttaaaaatattgaatgtgCTTTGTGTACATTTTATCTTATACATTTGCAGACTAAAAGTAAACCAAATTCTAGAGTTATTCAACAGTTTgtaacaattttcttttttcctttttttgtgacAGATGAACACTCTTGGTTTAAAAAAGCTGCAGAATCTTGACAATGAGAACGCTGGTGCAAGGCTTGGTGCAAAGAGCATGGCTGTTCAAAAGCCTGCACAGAGAGCTGCTCTGGGTAACATCAGTAACACGATGCGAACCACACAGGTTGCTGGTAAAAAGGTAAAAACTGTATTCATTAAATGTAAACCTTGGGACATTGCTGGGGAGTGTTTCAGGTAGCAGATGCTGAAAACATTTGTTTCTTGAAAGATAAAGGCTTTCCTGATTATACATATAAACATATCAAAGTCCATTGAATCAAATCTGTGACATGCATATTCCTGATGGAAAAGCAGTCACAAATAAGGGTGCCTTGATTTATCACCCTTTACCTGATATTAATTTATATTGCAGTCCGAGAGGGGACACAATTTTGGATCTTTGTTTAATGTACTTAATTTTTCAGTACAGTTGTGCATATTCTCCAAGTGGGTTCTAGGATTTTCTATCAACATTATCACAAATGTAAAGgggtgtatattttttttcattgaatgaaGATGTTTGTTTACATGCCCATCTCACtgttaaaattcaatttattgtGCAGGTTGTGAAGAAAGATGTAAGGACAAAAACAATGGTAAAATCCAAGGCTACGTCATCACTTCAATCTGTAGCAAGTTTACCTGTTCCTGTGGACAACGTCAAGCCAGATATCTGCAGGTCACCGTTGCCACAAGTAGTTGACAAAATGGAGGTAGATTCTGTGGAATCGGCAATTGAAGCATTTTCTCAACAACTGATCGCTGTAAGTTCTTCACTTTCACTTGTAATTTCTTGTATGAAGGGCTGTAATCATGCATTTATAATTTTTGGTCATTGTCCACATTTGTCACCACATTGATCAAGGATTAAATTAGATGTTGACAAGTTGGTGAGTAGCTCTACCACCATCTGATGctcatttacatacatgtatatcacttgGTGAGTATATAGCAGGTCCATGCCTGCTATATAGCGGGGTCATGATGACACTTCGCGTGATATTTCCGAAACGCTTAAAGAGCaccgcaaaattttatgaccattttctttgaagtcttgTGTGACTTTGTACGGGAAattgtcatgccgaaaatggctcatttttatactttgtgtacaaagtctatgggagatgaaattcataaaagggtaattattatttttagttgTTGGAATggtttgtaataatttccattgaaaaaagacaaaagatgaaaaaactgAAATACATAGGAACttctaaaaacataaaaatacataaggaaaatgGTGGCTTTCGCaatttctttgtggaaacctttaaattagatcacaaagatgacatctgcaaaaaaagaaaaaaaaattaaagtgaaatggggtgtttttcatgaataaatttgcatattttattcataataaataaagattattttcagagttaaaaaaaacttgtagtttatgtggtaaaaaatgtgtgtgccaaattttggcgcgatcgcgcgaacggctgccgagatcagaagggggtatcatgtacatgtaccactcaaatccttttagggttaagtcttGATACATGGTACATACCAGTATACTTCATGTTCTTGagtattacttttttttttcatttgtttaatcTTCAGCTGCAAGTAGAAGACATCGACAAAGACGACAGTGACAACCCTCAGCTGTGTAGTGAATACGTCAAAGAGATCTACCTGTACATGAGGAGCTTAGAGAAGAGAATGGCCGTGCCCGCTGCCTATCTAGATAGGGAAGGTCAGCTGACGGGTCGTATGCGTCACATCCTTGTCGACTGGTTAGTTCAAGTTCATCTGAGATTTCATCTTCTCCAAGAGACACTCTTCCTCACAGTACAACTCATTGACAGATTCCTGGTTGTAAGTCACATCTTTTGTTATATTTATGTGAATTCAATTGGAATCATTTACATGTGATTCAGTCAGTAATCAGAGGCAACTCTCTACTTGATTTTCACCCAATAATAAAAATCAGTCACATATTGTGGGGTTGATTGAATTGAAAGGGAAATTGCTTTAGTTCTGTACTTGTATTACAAGTTGTAAGTAAATGTTTATGATCATGTATTAGTTCCAGCAATATTTGTTCCCTCTATGAAGCATAAGGATCAAACATGTAAAAGTACTTGTAGGATTTCATTATACTCGATGAAAAATGCACAAAACGAAAGAGGGAAAGGCTTACTCAAACGTGATCGTGTATACAGCTCCATTCACTTGACAACTCATTGACAGATTCCTGGTTGTAAGTGGCATCTTTGGTTACATTTATGTGAATTCAATTGGAATCATTTACATGTGATTCAGTCAGTAATCAGAGGAACTCTCTACTTGATTTTTACCCAATAACAAAAATCAGTCACATATTGTGGGCTTGATTGAATTGAAAGGGAAATTGCTTTAGTTATGTACTTGTATTACAAGTTGTAAGTAAATGTTTATGATCATGTATTAGTTCCAGCAATATTTGTTCCCTCTATGAAGCATAAGGATCAAACATGTAAAAGTACTTGTAGGATTTCATTATACTTGATGAAAAAGGCACAAAACAGAAAGAGGGAAAGGCTTACTCAAACGTGATCGTGTATACAGCTCCATTCACTTGATTGATAGAGCTATCATAATCAAAAGGCTTTGGTCAGAACCAGAATCTATTCTGGCAAAGCCGAGAGTCGCCCAAGCCCAATAATGAATATTAAaccattatcaatattttattttatgaaatagtaTTCATAGTAAATAACATTTGACATGTTCACCATTCATGCTCACTATCTTCAGGATCACACGGTCTCAAAAGGAAAGCTGCAGCTTGTTGGTGTAACAGCGATGTTCATTGCCAGCAAGTATGAAGAGATGTACCCTCCTGAAATCAATGACTTTGTTTACATCACTGACCAAGCATACACCAAGTCACAGATCAGACAGATGGAGATTGTCATGTTGAAGGGGCTAGGCTACAATCTTGGCAAACCTCTGTGCCTTCATTTCCTCCGACGCAACTCAAAGGCAGCTATGGTAGGCGTTTGTTACTTCTGCTGGATGGATAGCCAACATATCGTTCCCTATTTTTCCCAGCTTTGTATTAAATTGGAAAGTGGAATAAATTAATACTACAGTGTACACTTCTAAGTTGTATGAAGATGGTTATTTTGTGCAATATTGCAAGCAttaccctatctaggccgggggggggggggggggggggctcggaggccccccctcaacgattcgcgcaatattttcgccgcacgaaattttttgaccgcgccacttgctgactttttacttttaagtcttgcgcatcttttgagagcAAATTTGCGACgaccgggtacgcggttccgaaattacgcaacattttgtaagtacATGTCGGACCAAAAAGTGcttgaaaacgtgatttcgaGTACacagtcaatgcaaattgtgttttcaacccataatcataattgtatgattatttttagttttgctggtctattGTGGATTTATTTTTTGCTGTTTATGAACtcaagagtccccaacaaagttcattgaaaaaacaaaaggtccgaaaaacaaagaaatacataagaaattgttttgatatcaatttttttcatattcatttgctgaaaacaccacaaagagtttctacatcaaaaattagaacatttggagctttatttaggggattagaggaaaaagtatgattttgcatactaattacgcataaattagcataattaataaataacgatttgcatgaaataaattaatacagaattttgtagattatgttcCAGGCAAGCtgtgtgccaattttcggcacgatcgacggccgagatctcaaggggggcctgggaggccccccccccccatatgatCTCCAAAAGTACcctggcctagatagggttaatgaATTATGTTTATACTGGTGAAGTGCAGACAAAAAAGTGTTAATTACACGGGGGAACATCGAATCCaatcataaattatttttgtgtacatGAGGCACTCAATGAGCTGCATAAATCTGTGTTTTAATTATGTTCACCTACATATATTGCAGATGCATTTTTTCAGACCACTCACCAATGTCTTAACCAATTTGATTAGATTTTGTGGTCTGAATAGAATCGGTTCAGCTAGActcacttgtacatgtatgttgtccTGACAACAAgctatgatttcatattttccttgctGTATGTGTATTCTAGGTTGACCCAAAGAAGCATACTCTAGCTAAGTTCCTGATGGAGATCACTCTACCAGAATACAACATGGTGCAATACGATCCATCTGAGATTGCTGCAGCAGCCCTCTACATGTCCATGACATTATTAGGTTCAGAAGGAGACAGCTGGGGAGCTAAGATGACACATTACAGCATGTACAATGAAGATCACATCAGACCCATTGTTAGGAAGATGGCACAGGCTGTTATCAGGAATGATGCTATGACAGAAAAGTATCATGTGAGTTCCTTGAATTACAGTTCAGATGTAGTGTGAAATGAGATCTGTCATTTCGCATCCATTTTAGTACATTTCTCAACATTTTCCCCCCATTACCCATCTAGTGTGGAATGAAGTTTGTTGACATAACTCCTTGCCTATAGTTATGAAGTTTTCTATTTTTGCTGGCTGACAATTCTAAAACCTGATTTTATACAATGTTTAAAAATGATAGGTTTATCAATGTTTCAGAgatgtattgtacatgtactacagtCGTTACCAGTGCTCAACTTATTTCATCTTGTTGAAATTGGCATAACCTATTTTTCCCATCATTAACCTAATTATACATGTCAATCTCTAAAGCATTTGATACTAATTCCGTTCTCTATTTTGGTCCATTTTGCAGGCTGTAAAGACCAAATACCGCAGCAGTCGATTCATGAACATCAGCACTCTCCCAGAGCTGGAATCCAGTCTTATCAAATCATTAGCAGAAGACGGTGAAGAACGTATGTGAGAGATCAGTAGGATCAAAGACTTGAAAGACATATTTGACTATGAAACTTGTCTGCAGAAATGGACTGCTCCTTGATTCAGTGTCTTGCTTTCATTCAGAATCGATGAATGCCATGTGCAATGCATTCCAGTTGAAATTGAATTCCCTAGCTCGAGCGTACGTGGAACATCCTTGATCTGAGATGATCCCTGCATTGCATCTTTTGGAGAAATTCACCAATGGTGCCATTGCAATTTCTCGCAGGTTCATTTCATTATCTTTAGACTCTTCTGCCAAAGGGATTTATCCTGTCACGTTATGTGGATTACATCCGTCGGGTGAATTAAAGTTGTCAGAGTGTATAAGTTTCGCTAACTCCAAAGTTGGGTCGGAAAGGCCAGGTCTGTCAAAGGTAAAACATGCAAGATAAACAGATGAAATGTAAATAGGACAGATGCTAGTATTGGATAAACAGGATTGCTTAATAGCCTTGCCTTCATAACCTTGCTCTCGGAATAATGATGggttgaaaatggaaatgaattgTCGCAAGTTATGTACTGACATTTACTATTAAAGTTAGCATGCTTGGCTAATGGGGTCGGGAGATAGAAGTTcagattttaatcattttataaacaaaattagatctcttccttaaaaaaaataatttgaattaagTGTAATATTGGTATGAAATTAGCtcacattttttaatgtaaattatgttatgtattcattaatttaaatcCTGCACAGCATGCACTTTTTTAAccaacttttgaaatatttgcaCCCAAAATATCAAAAGCCACCTTACATGTTCACAAGATATttgttgacattttttaaatatcctCAGAACTAACACGATTACTGCAGCTGATATTGTGAAAGtatgcaatatttttatcaggaaatcacaaaatttcagCCGCAGGAAGATCAATATCAATGTCAACATAATGATGCAACTGGTCTCATCAGTGTAAACTTTAGTtgtggttcttttttttttttggggggggggcaaattttctCCCTACTCATAAATTCCATTAAAGTACGGTAGAAAGAAATGATAAAAC contains these protein-coding regions:
- the LOC129262610 gene encoding G2/mitotic-specific cyclin-B-like, encoding MMAHIARNSNMNTLGLKKLQNLDNENAGARLGAKSMAVQKPAQRAALGNISNTMRTTQVAGKKVVKKDVRTKTMVKSKATSSLQSVASLPVPVDNVKPDICRSPLPQVVDKMEVDSVESAIEAFSQQLIALQVEDIDKDDSDNPQLCSEYVKEIYLYMRSLEKRMAVPAAYLDREGQLTGRMRHILVDWLVQVHLRFHLLQETLFLTVQLIDRFLVDHTVSKGKLQLVGVTAMFIASKYEEMYPPEINDFVYITDQAYTKSQIRQMEIVMLKGLGYNLGKPLCLHFLRRNSKAAMVDPKKHTLAKFLMEITLPEYNMVQYDPSEIAAAALYMSMTLLGSEGDSWGAKMTHYSMYNEDHIRPIVRKMAQAVIRNDAMTEKYHAVKTKYRSSRFMNISTLPELESSLIKSLAEDGEERM